In Virgibacillus proomii, a single window of DNA contains:
- a CDS encoding LexA family protein, with translation MSSQKEIFAKNLQQLLEARKVDQKDLANYLNTSETSVSNWVKGYKYPRIGNIQKIADYFGVKKSDLIEEKGKNPVFTTTKYPFLPVSVAAGLPEVVDPVTEDNIETISIPDAIMGKWAGSDDIYIMRVNGESMNKIIPNHSLIAVKKIDISNLQNGDIVVYSNHYEYSVKRFYKFDDRLVFKPHSTDVSYSDNNVPFDSYHNIKIHGKVVLYIVNLD, from the coding sequence ATGAGTAGCCAAAAGGAGATATTTGCTAAAAATTTACAACAATTGTTAGAGGCTAGAAAAGTTGATCAGAAGGACTTAGCTAACTACCTAAACACTAGCGAAACATCTGTTTCTAATTGGGTGAAAGGATATAAATATCCTAGAATAGGAAACATACAAAAAATAGCTGATTATTTTGGTGTTAAAAAATCTGATTTAATAGAAGAAAAGGGGAAAAATCCTGTATTCACAACAACTAAATACCCTTTCCTCCCAGTAAGTGTTGCGGCAGGCCTTCCCGAGGTGGTCGATCCTGTGACTGAAGATAATATAGAAACAATATCTATCCCAGACGCAATAATGGGTAAATGGGCAGGTAGTGATGACATATATATAATGAGAGTCAACGGCGAAAGCATGAATAAGATAATACCTAACCACTCGTTAATAGCAGTTAAAAAAATAGATATAAGCAACTTACAAAATGGTGACATAGTTGTTTACAGTAATCACTATGAATACTCCGTAAAGCGATTTTATAAATTTGATGACCGACTGGTATTCAAGCCACATTCAACCGATGTTAGCTATAGTGATAACAACGTACCTTTTGACAGTTACCACAATATAAAAATACACGGAAAGGTGGTTTTGTATATAGTTAATTTAGATTAA